The DNA segment TATTGGGAGGGCGGTGTGGCTGAAGATAAAAAAAGTAAATATCAAGAGCTGGTTGATAGGGCTGTAAGAGCTAGTCGTGCAGAGGGGTTTGATAAGGCCGCTTATGAGACGGATGCTATTCCTTACGTTCATGGGGCTGCGCAAGGTGGATTAATGAGTGGAAGTTCATCTGAACGGAAACGAATTCGTGTTCTTGAGGATGAGATTGCAGACTTGAAATCTTCACTCCAAAGTCAGCAACAAATAATAGAGAGCTTAAAGAAATCAACCACTCAATTTCAAGATAAGATCGAAACTCAATATAAGAAGTTAAGAGATGATCAAGCTTCCTTTGTTGAAGATACGTTTGGAAATTTAGATCAACGGCTTGAAAGCTGGTATGGGAAGATGGCTTATCTCAGTGACGCTTTCGATGGATTGCAAAAGAAAGAGAAAAAGCTTTTTGATTTCTATAATAAATTTATGGGTACGTCTGATGTGAATCAAAAAGAGATTTCATTAGAAGAATATCAAAAACTCTCTCCAGAAGAGCAGGCAACATGTTTCATTGATGAAGAGGATAGGGTTTACTGTTTAGAGGGAGAACGAACGATTGGGCGTTTTGAAGAAATAGAGAGTGTGATGTCAGAGATAGAGCTTGAACGGTTTAAGTATCAGGAACGGTATGAAAAACTTTATCAAGAGATTGCTGAGCTAAGAGGTGGGGCAACTAATGAGGGGCTCGGTAAGGCATATGCAGAAGCAGAGAAAAAACACTTTTACTCGAATATCGTTTGGAACATCCTGTTATTATTTTCTGTTGCCTCATTAGCGGCAGTTCCGCTTGCATGGGATCATTATTTTAGTTTTCCAGCATGGGTTCAGCAATACGCTCCATATGGGCGAATTATGTTTTTTGCATCATTTGAGTTACCAATGATGTTTGTTGTGTTTATTGCAAGTAAGAACTCTAATTTATATAGGCGACTTGCAGAAGAATATAGATACAAAAAGACATTGGCATTTACCTACAACGGTCTTCAATCAGAAATTGGCAAAATTAAAAATCCTGAAAAGGCAAGCGCACTAGCTGAGAAGTTATTAGAGCAATCCTTGGCAGCTTCAGGAGCTAATCCTAGCGCTTTGGTGAATGAAGCAAAGTCTGATTTGCCTATGATGAAGTTATTGGAATTGGCAGAGAAATACGGTGAAGGTGTCGTTGAGATAACAAAAGGTCTGAGAGGATCGAAGGTGTCTATTCAGCCACGTGATGTGAAAAGTTCTCAGAATGATAAGGCTGTCGAAGAAGACAAAAAAGAAGCAGTGGATAATAAAGTTGCTGCCTAAAAAATTTCCATCCCCCAACCTTTACTAGCTTGGGGGAATTTTTTTGTCTTTTTTTCGGGTTGCACATCTCATTTCTGTACAAATTATCTATGTTCTGGAATGGTTAGCGCCTATTTGAAATCTAATGGAACTATTTGGAGATATATATGCGTCTTTTTCCACCAGAGCCGGTTATTGGTCCAAGAGATGGTTTTAATGGGCACGATATTTTTGGGTATGCAAAATTTGGTGAGCAGCTGAAAGATTTTTATGCGAAGTTTGATGACCCACTTGTTGGTGTGCTCGATGCTCCATGGGGGAGTGGTAAGAGTACCTTCATTAAAATGTGGTGCGGGCACATGCGCAATGCTGGGTATCCGGTAATTGAGTTTGATGCGTTTAAGAATGATTATACAAATGATGCTTTTATGGCACTGGTAGGAGAAGTTTTTGCCAAGGCAGAAGAGTATTGTAACGCAGTGAAAGAAAGCGAAGAGTCAGTTCTTCCTGAAGAGCTTAAAAGCCGTCTCGTTGAGAAGGGAAATAAGTTTTATCAAGCTGCCCGCAAACGTGGAGTTAATTTTTTAAAGATTACGGGTAATGGTATTGCCAAAAAACTTGCTGGGAAGGTGATTGGTGATGAAGAATTCGCCCAGTTGAAAGAAGAGTTTGGTGAGTTCTCAGCAGAATTGATTAAAGATGGTGTCGAAAACGGCGGCAAAGAAATTGGAACGGCGATATCAGATTTGATTGACTCAAAATTTGCCATAAGGAGTGAAGAGAAAAGAGCGTTTGAAGATTTTTCAGAACAACTGTCTGAAATCGCAAAACAACTATCCATGGCTGCCTTACGGCTCGGTTCAGTTAGTGTCGACAGTTTAGACCCCAATGATACAAAACGCCCACTTATTTTTGTTATTGATGAACTAGATCGCTGTAAGCCTACTTTTGCATTAGAGTTACTTGAAAAGATTAAACACTTCTTTTCTGTACCTAATGTTCATTTTTTACTTGTAACCAACCTTGACCAACTAAGTAAGGTTGTAAAATGTGAGTATGGTTCAGAGATTGACGGGGCAACTTACCTTCAAAAGTTTTATGATGTTGTATTTAGTCTTCCGAATGGAAATCAAGCTTACCAAAAAGAGTTTTATGAAACTTTTTGTAACTATGTGATTGATACATGTGACAGCACAGTTCCAGGAAATTGGTTTACTCCAGTGGTGCTATCTAAGCAGCTCTCCTTGAGAAGTATCATAAAGGCACATGCGTATTCAGCTGGTTTTATAGGGAGAGGGCATGGAGTAGCTCTTAGTAGTAAGCTTGTTTATATTGGTTTGGGGTTTATGAAGGTTATATCTCCTGAAGTTTTTGCCAAAGCTCTTGAAGGAAGCTTGGAACTTGTTGATATTCATTCTTTCTTTGACTCTGAGGAACGAAGTATTGACAGAATGAAGAGTATTTTTACCTACTTAATTGGAGAACTTCCTGTTGAGCATGAGCTTCGCCAAGCATTGGATAATGACTTTTTCTATTATGACTGTCCATCTGTTGAGATGTTTGCTCAGAATATGAATCAATTAAGGATTACAGCATGAGCAGGATGATAGTAATAACTTGGGGCAGCTTTTTAAAATGCTGCTCCCCCGCCCCATTTGACACCCACCCAAAAAAACGACATATTTCTCCCTAGGTGCTTCAACACGCCTAAGTTTTTAAGTTTTCCGACTAGCGGCTTTCCGCTCCCGTAAGAAGTGGTTTTTTTGCGCCCAGCGTTTGGGTTTACGTGTCCTTAGGATACGTGTATCCGGCGAATACAGAGCAGCAAAATTACATTTACCAAGCTAATTTTTGGTCGGGAGTACGAGGGCTATACAATACCCGCAAGGGGAAATCCCTCTGGTCGTATCTAGTTGGGCGACTGTTGAAGCTCCCGATCTTTTTTTATTTGCGTGAACTCAACATAGCGCGAATAAATTCAACAAATAACCAACTAGGAGCTGCCTCATGGCACAGAACGACACTTCCCTTACTGTAGATCCGATTACTCAGTTGTACGATGTAGCAAGCACCTTACGTATGTTGCACGAAAAGCTCGGCGAAGATTACCCAGAGCTTAAGCACACATGGTACTCGCTAGAACGCTCCCTCAACGACTGCCTCTGCGTGCTAGATTCTGACGCAGTAGATGCAGCTCTGAAAAAGCCCGAGTAAAACAAAAGTAGAAGAGATAAAGAAAAAGCCCCGCTAACCAGCGGGGCTTTTTTATATTATTTGAATTAAGCTTTGGACTATTGCGGTGAGTGCTAATATCGCAGGGAAGCTGATGTCCATGAATGTTCTAAGGTAAGTTATGCTTTTTGTTGAATAACTAGTGAATATTGCTTTGATTAATTTGATGGGTAATACGACGAGACAGAGGAAGAGTAGTTTAATAGGATTATTTCCAAAGTCATGCTTGTAATGTATGCGCATTTCTGAGGATGCAGTGACAAGAAACATTATCGCCATATAAACAAGAATCCAGAACAGTAGTGAATCTAATGTTGCTTGATTGTTGGGTAGTTCTATGTATGGCAGATCCTTAATTTGAATATTCCAACAATATCGTGAGATAATAA comes from the Halodesulfovibrio marinisediminis DSM 17456 genome and includes:
- a CDS encoding KAP family P-loop NTPase fold protein, which gives rise to MRLFPPEPVIGPRDGFNGHDIFGYAKFGEQLKDFYAKFDDPLVGVLDAPWGSGKSTFIKMWCGHMRNAGYPVIEFDAFKNDYTNDAFMALVGEVFAKAEEYCNAVKESEESVLPEELKSRLVEKGNKFYQAARKRGVNFLKITGNGIAKKLAGKVIGDEEFAQLKEEFGEFSAELIKDGVENGGKEIGTAISDLIDSKFAIRSEEKRAFEDFSEQLSEIAKQLSMAALRLGSVSVDSLDPNDTKRPLIFVIDELDRCKPTFALELLEKIKHFFSVPNVHFLLVTNLDQLSKVVKCEYGSEIDGATYLQKFYDVVFSLPNGNQAYQKEFYETFCNYVIDTCDSTVPGNWFTPVVLSKQLSLRSIIKAHAYSAGFIGRGHGVALSSKLVYIGLGFMKVISPEVFAKALEGSLELVDIHSFFDSEERSIDRMKSIFTYLIGELPVEHELRQALDNDFFYYDCPSVEMFAQNMNQLRITA